The Streptomyces sp. NBC_00670 genome window below encodes:
- the fdh gene encoding formate dehydrogenase has translation MGVRTWIDSWPVYRQLKGTDPLGRGAAAKSGPTARLTPRVASAERVVKSICPYCAVGCGQNVYVEDDRVTQIEGDPDSPVSRGRLCPKGAASLQLTTGGAREQHVLYRRPHGTEWERLGLDTAMDMIADRVVKARRAGWQWEVDGTRTRRTLGVASLGGATLDNEENYLIKKLFTALGAVQIENQARVUHSSTVPSLGTSFGRGGATTFQQDLQNSDCIVIEGSNMAECHPVGFQWVMEAKARGAKVIHVDPRFTRTSALADLHVPLRAGTDIAFLGGIINYVLGNDKYFRDYVVAYTNGPVVLTEEFEDTEDLDGVFSGLDRDGRSYDNGTWQYEGMEVQAASGQRDEEYEKRTGGGSSVSEAAGGESHGSGGASLGEGEPERDESMTHPRCVFQVLKRHYARYTPRMVEEICGVPQELFRQVCELVTENSGRERTTAFAYAVGWTQHTVGVQYIRAAAVLQTLLGNIGRPGGGILALRGHASIQGSTDIPTLFNLLPGYIPMPHAHKQENLDSFVKAEAAEKGFWGDMRSYLVSLLKAYWGDAARPDNDFCFDYLPRLTGSHSTYETVMAQLEGTCKGYFLIGENPAVGSANAKMQRLGMANLDWLVVRDFSLIESATWWKDGPEIETGELRTEDIATEVFFLPAAAHTEKDGSFTNTQRLLQWHHKAVDPPGEARSDLWFTYHLGRLIRQKLAGSADPMDRPVLDLTWDYPTKGEEAEPDAETVLAEINGYNADGEPLTSYEQLEPDGSTACGCWIYCGVHTDGVNQAARRKPGKEQNWVANEWGWAWPANRRILYNRASADPDGRPWSERKALVWWDEEKAEWTGHDIADFSKDKSPHHQPPPDAKGPEALSGTDAFVMQADGKAWLYVPAGLTDGPLPAHYEPQDSPFPNLLYGQQRNPVRQLMPPHPDNRYQPSGGEPGTEVFPYVATTYRLTEHHTAGGMSRWQPYLAELQPEFFCEVSPELATERGLEHTGWATIVSARGVVEARVLVTDRMAPLTVHGRTLHQVGLPYHWGPNGYTTGDAANELTHLSLDPNTHIQETKAFAVDIRPGRRPRGPASVELVRSYRARAGIDEHTGTEP, from the coding sequence ATGGGCGTACGTACCTGGATCGACTCCTGGCCGGTCTACCGGCAGCTCAAGGGCACCGACCCACTGGGCCGCGGGGCCGCCGCCAAGAGCGGGCCCACCGCGCGGCTCACCCCCCGGGTGGCCTCGGCCGAACGGGTCGTCAAGTCGATCTGCCCGTACTGCGCCGTGGGCTGCGGCCAGAACGTGTACGTGGAGGACGACCGGGTCACCCAGATCGAGGGCGACCCCGACTCCCCCGTCTCACGCGGCCGGCTGTGTCCCAAGGGCGCCGCCAGTCTGCAGCTGACCACGGGCGGCGCGCGTGAACAGCACGTCCTGTACCGGCGTCCGCACGGCACCGAGTGGGAGCGGCTCGGCCTGGACACGGCGATGGACATGATCGCCGACCGGGTCGTCAAGGCCCGTCGGGCCGGCTGGCAGTGGGAGGTCGACGGCACCCGCACCCGGCGCACGCTGGGTGTCGCCAGTCTGGGCGGGGCGACGCTGGACAACGAGGAGAACTACCTCATCAAGAAGCTGTTCACCGCGCTCGGTGCCGTGCAGATCGAGAACCAGGCGCGTGTTTGACACTCCTCCACCGTTCCCAGTCTGGGAACCTCGTTCGGCCGCGGCGGCGCGACCACCTTCCAGCAGGACCTGCAGAACTCCGACTGCATCGTCATCGAGGGTTCCAACATGGCCGAGTGCCATCCGGTCGGGTTCCAGTGGGTGATGGAGGCCAAGGCGCGCGGCGCCAAGGTGATCCACGTCGACCCGCGGTTCACCCGCACCAGCGCGCTGGCCGATCTGCATGTGCCGCTGCGCGCGGGCACCGACATCGCCTTCCTCGGCGGGATCATCAACTACGTCCTGGGCAACGACAAGTACTTCCGTGACTACGTGGTGGCGTACACCAACGGCCCCGTCGTGCTGACCGAGGAGTTCGAGGACACCGAGGACCTCGACGGCGTGTTCTCCGGTCTCGACCGGGACGGCCGCAGCTACGACAACGGCACCTGGCAGTACGAGGGCATGGAGGTGCAGGCGGCCTCCGGCCAGCGGGACGAGGAGTACGAAAAGCGCACCGGCGGCGGGTCCTCGGTGTCGGAGGCGGCGGGCGGCGAGTCGCACGGGTCCGGCGGTGCCTCCCTCGGCGAGGGCGAGCCCGAGCGCGACGAGAGCATGACGCACCCGCGCTGTGTGTTCCAGGTGCTCAAGCGGCACTACGCCCGCTACACGCCCCGGATGGTGGAGGAGATCTGCGGGGTGCCGCAGGAGCTGTTCCGGCAGGTGTGCGAGCTGGTCACGGAGAACTCCGGCCGGGAGCGCACCACCGCCTTCGCCTACGCGGTCGGCTGGACGCAGCACACGGTGGGCGTGCAGTACATCCGCGCGGCGGCCGTGCTGCAGACCCTGCTCGGCAACATCGGCCGGCCCGGCGGCGGCATCCTCGCCCTGCGCGGACACGCCTCCATCCAGGGCTCCACCGACATCCCGACCCTGTTCAACCTGCTGCCGGGCTACATCCCGATGCCGCACGCGCACAAGCAGGAAAACCTGGACAGCTTCGTGAAGGCGGAGGCCGCGGAGAAGGGCTTCTGGGGCGACATGCGCTCCTACCTGGTCAGCCTGCTCAAGGCGTACTGGGGCGACGCGGCCCGCCCGGACAACGACTTCTGCTTCGACTACCTGCCGCGGCTGACCGGCTCGCACTCCACCTACGAGACGGTCATGGCCCAGCTCGAGGGGACGTGCAAGGGCTACTTCCTGATCGGCGAGAACCCGGCGGTCGGCTCGGCCAACGCGAAGATGCAGCGGCTGGGCATGGCGAACCTGGACTGGCTGGTCGTACGGGACTTCTCCCTCATCGAGTCGGCCACCTGGTGGAAGGACGGCCCGGAGATCGAGACCGGCGAGCTGCGCACCGAGGACATCGCCACCGAGGTGTTCTTCCTGCCGGCCGCCGCGCACACCGAGAAGGACGGCAGCTTCACCAACACCCAGCGGCTGCTGCAGTGGCACCACAAGGCCGTCGACCCGCCCGGCGAGGCGCGCAGCGACCTGTGGTTCACCTACCACCTGGGCCGGCTGATCCGGCAGAAGCTCGCCGGGTCGGCGGATCCGATGGACCGGCCGGTGCTCGACCTGACCTGGGACTACCCCACCAAGGGCGAGGAGGCGGAGCCGGACGCGGAGACGGTGCTCGCCGAGATCAACGGCTACAACGCCGACGGCGAGCCGCTGACCTCCTACGAGCAGCTCGAGCCGGACGGCTCCACCGCGTGCGGCTGCTGGATCTACTGCGGCGTCCACACCGACGGCGTCAACCAGGCCGCCCGCCGCAAGCCGGGCAAGGAGCAGAACTGGGTGGCCAACGAGTGGGGCTGGGCGTGGCCCGCCAACCGGCGCATCCTGTACAACCGTGCCTCGGCCGACCCGGACGGCAGACCGTGGAGCGAGCGCAAGGCGCTGGTGTGGTGGGACGAGGAGAAGGCGGAGTGGACCGGCCACGACATCGCCGACTTCTCCAAGGACAAGTCCCCCCACCATCAACCGCCGCCGGACGCGAAGGGCCCCGAGGCCCTGTCGGGCACCGACGCGTTCGTGATGCAGGCCGACGGCAAGGCCTGGCTGTACGTGCCCGCAGGGCTCACCGACGGCCCGCTGCCGGCCCACTACGAGCCGCAGGACTCGCCGTTCCCGAACCTTCTCTACGGGCAACAGCGCAACCCCGTGCGGCAGTTGATGCCGCCGCATCCGGACAACCGCTATCAGCCCAGCGGGGGCGAGCCGGGTACGGAGGTGTTCCCGTACGTGGCCACCACCTACCGGCTCACCGAGCACCACACGGCGGGCGGTATGTCGCGCTGGCAGCCGTATCTCGCGGAGCTGCAGCCGGAGTTCTTCTGCGAGGTGTCGCCGGAACTCGCCACCGAGCGGGGTCTGGAGCACACCGGCTGGGCGACGATCGTCAGTGCCCGGGGCGTGGTGGAGGCGCGGGTGCTGGTCACCGACCGGATGGCACCACTGACGGTGCACGGCCGCACCCTGCACCAGGTGGGCCTGCCCTACCACTGGGGGCCCAACGGGTACACCACGGGGGACGCGGCCAACGAGCTGACCCATCTGTCCCTCGACCCCAACACCCACATCCAGGAGACGAAGGCGTTCGCGGTGGACATCCGCCCGGGCCGCCGCCCCCGGGGCCCGGCCTCGGTGGAGCTGGTCCGCTCCTACCGGGCACGGGCGGGCATCGACGAACACACGGGTACCGAGCCGTGA
- the nrfD gene encoding NrfD/PsrC family molybdoenzyme membrane anchor subunit: MSGSDVTREGVQGARPGRDAPTGARAGRHRRRRGRGEQPMVPDARFSSYYGKPVLNKPTWEPLDIAGYLYLGGLAGASSLLAAGAHTTGRPGLGRVAKLGAAGAITLSLAALVHDLGRPARFLNMLRVFKPTSPMNMGSWLLAGYAPLTMAAAAADVAGRHRLVGTAATGAAAVLGPAVATYTAVLLSDTAVPSWHDGYRELPFVFAGSAATAAAGLALACTPSAQAGPARRMAVGGAALELGTFQLMKHRMGLTAEPYEHGKPHRLLRAAELLTGGGAVLAACAGRWRGRTPAAVAGAALLAGSAALRFAVFHAGVHSAEDPKYTVVPQRERLAARDG, encoded by the coding sequence ATGAGCGGGTCGGACGTCACCCGCGAGGGTGTACAGGGGGCGCGTCCGGGGCGCGACGCGCCGACGGGTGCCCGGGCGGGGCGTCACCGGCGGCGCCGCGGCCGGGGCGAGCAGCCGATGGTCCCCGACGCCCGGTTCTCGTCGTACTACGGCAAACCGGTCCTGAACAAGCCGACCTGGGAGCCCCTCGACATCGCCGGCTATCTCTACCTCGGCGGTCTGGCCGGCGCCTCCTCGCTCCTCGCGGCGGGCGCGCACACCACCGGGCGGCCGGGCCTCGGGCGGGTGGCGAAGCTGGGCGCGGCGGGCGCCATCACCCTGTCGCTGGCCGCGCTGGTGCACGACCTGGGGCGGCCCGCGCGGTTCCTCAACATGCTCCGCGTCTTCAAGCCCACCTCGCCGATGAACATGGGGTCATGGCTGCTGGCCGGGTACGCGCCACTGACCATGGCCGCCGCGGCCGCCGACGTCGCGGGCCGCCACCGCCTCGTCGGCACGGCCGCCACGGGGGCCGCCGCCGTACTGGGCCCGGCGGTCGCCACCTACACCGCCGTGCTGCTCTCCGACACGGCGGTGCCCTCCTGGCACGACGGCTACCGCGAGCTGCCGTTCGTCTTCGCCGGCTCCGCCGCGACGGCGGCGGCCGGGCTGGCGCTCGCCTGCACGCCGTCCGCGCAGGCGGGCCCCGCGCGCCGCATGGCGGTCGGCGGGGCCGCGCTGGAGCTGGGCACCTTTCAGCTGATGAAACACCGGATGGGGCTGACGGCCGAGCCCTACGAACACGGCAAGCCGCACCGGCTGCTGCGCGCCGCCGAACTGCTCACGGGCGGCGGCGCCGTGCTGGCGGCCTGTGCGGGCCGGTGGCGCGGGCGGACGCCGGCCGCGGTGGCCGGCGCGGCACTGCTGGCCGGCTCGGCGGCACTGCGGTTCGCGGTGTTCCACGCCGGGGTCCACTCGGCCGAGGACCCCAAGTACACCGTGGTCCCCCAGCGGGAACGGCTGGCGGCCCGCGACGGCTGA
- a CDS encoding 4Fe-4S dicluster domain-containing protein, which produces MAEGDTTAVHTAGGDPPPPSGNLLSGPQPNVARAAGYPDAPPRMGFFTDTSVCIGCKACEVACKEWNSVPEDGLELTGMSYDNTQGLGADTWRHVAFIEQRKPLGGQEPGVDHSGFDVFEAARSLGDSPSSPGPGATAPAPQAAPAGAPAGEISPLSPDGRTELRWLMASDVCKHCTHAACLDVCPTGALFRTEFGTVVVQEDVCNGCGYCVPACPYGVIDQRKEDGRVWKCTLCYDRLGVGMEPACAKSCPTDSIQFGPLDELRERAAARVARLHAAGVTDARLYGESPEDGVGGDGAFFLLLDEPEVYGLPPDPVVTTRDLPAMWKHAGIAAVSLAALGVAGFVRRPR; this is translated from the coding sequence ATGGCCGAGGGCGACACGACCGCGGTGCACACGGCGGGCGGCGATCCGCCGCCCCCGTCCGGCAACCTGCTGTCCGGGCCGCAGCCCAACGTGGCGCGGGCGGCCGGCTACCCCGACGCACCACCGCGCATGGGCTTCTTCACCGACACCTCCGTCTGCATCGGCTGCAAGGCGTGCGAGGTGGCGTGCAAGGAGTGGAACTCGGTTCCGGAGGACGGCCTGGAGCTGACCGGCATGTCCTACGACAACACCCAGGGGCTGGGCGCGGACACCTGGCGGCATGTGGCCTTCATCGAGCAGCGCAAGCCGCTGGGCGGCCAGGAACCCGGCGTCGACCACAGCGGTTTCGACGTGTTCGAGGCCGCCCGGAGCCTTGGCGACTCCCCCTCCTCCCCCGGCCCCGGCGCCACCGCTCCCGCGCCGCAGGCGGCCCCCGCCGGGGCGCCGGCCGGGGAGATCTCGCCGCTCTCGCCCGACGGGCGGACCGAGCTGCGCTGGCTGATGGCCTCCGACGTGTGCAAGCACTGCACGCACGCCGCCTGTCTGGACGTGTGCCCCACGGGGGCCCTGTTCCGCACGGAGTTCGGCACGGTCGTGGTGCAGGAGGACGTGTGCAACGGCTGCGGGTACTGCGTGCCCGCCTGCCCGTACGGCGTCATCGACCAGCGCAAGGAGGACGGCCGGGTCTGGAAGTGCACGCTGTGCTACGACCGGCTCGGCGTCGGGATGGAACCGGCCTGCGCCAAGTCCTGCCCCACCGACTCCATCCAGTTCGGCCCGCTGGACGAACTGCGCGAGCGGGCGGCGGCCCGGGTGGCGCGGCTGCACGCGGCCGGTGTCACCGACGCCCGGCTGTACGGCGAGAGTCCCGAGGACGGCGTCGGCGGCGACGGCGCGTTCTTCCTGCTGCTCGACGAACCCGAGGTCTACGGCCTGCCGCCGGACCCGGTGGTCACCACCCGGGACCTGCCCGCGATGTGGAAGCACGCGGGGATCGCGGCCGTCTCGCTCGCCGCGCTGGGCGTCGCCGGTTTCGTCAGGAGGCCGCGATGA
- a CDS encoding ferritin-like domain-containing protein, with protein sequence MTQDVSRPPVPSDAAPGSPSGVPLLDLAGLGFDEGAHLLLHRALHQVAPGERVAVTGTDPALFTHLAAWCRREGHTVWPTASDGTPVRAHVARGAAGPARGQGAERAGDPRSGRVADRAPLHWGLAARGALVEAGGPEVPFPVTGRDTAWSALAPRLYRQAAAAQWDPLTAIAWDTPFTLPDEVEAAVVQVMTYLVENEQAALVVPARLLVQVHPHFREVLQLLAVQAADEARHVEVFTRRALLRGGAMGTSSAGGRASLATLLTEPDFSIASFLLSVLGEGSFLNLLTFLERHAPDPVTRRICHLVRQDEARHVAFGLGHLEHHAGAQPRLRGRLRAAVERRHDVLADTAGLNRDVFDALVLLAAGSWAPEAIARGWRAVRRLQADMDEGRRHRLSRLGFSDGEAAGLSALHTRNFM encoded by the coding sequence GTGACGCAGGACGTCTCCCGGCCTCCCGTCCCGTCGGATGCCGCGCCCGGGTCGCCGTCCGGCGTCCCGCTGCTCGACCTGGCCGGGCTCGGTTTCGACGAGGGCGCCCATCTGCTGCTGCACCGGGCGCTGCACCAGGTGGCGCCCGGCGAACGGGTGGCCGTCACCGGCACCGATCCGGCGCTGTTCACCCACCTCGCCGCCTGGTGCCGCCGCGAGGGACACACCGTGTGGCCCACGGCGTCCGACGGCACTCCGGTGCGGGCGCACGTGGCGCGCGGTGCGGCGGGCCCGGCCCGCGGGCAGGGCGCCGAACGGGCCGGGGACCCCCGGTCCGGTCGGGTGGCCGACCGGGCGCCGCTGCACTGGGGACTGGCGGCGCGCGGCGCGCTGGTGGAGGCCGGCGGTCCCGAGGTGCCGTTCCCGGTCACCGGCCGGGACACGGCCTGGAGTGCTCTCGCGCCCCGGCTGTACCGCCAGGCCGCCGCCGCCCAGTGGGACCCGCTGACCGCCATCGCATGGGACACCCCGTTCACCCTTCCGGACGAGGTGGAGGCAGCGGTCGTCCAGGTCATGACGTACCTGGTGGAGAACGAACAGGCGGCCCTGGTGGTGCCCGCCCGGCTGCTGGTCCAGGTGCACCCCCACTTCCGCGAGGTGCTCCAACTGCTCGCCGTCCAGGCCGCCGACGAGGCCCGGCACGTGGAGGTCTTCACCCGGCGGGCGCTGCTGCGGGGCGGCGCGATGGGCACCTCCTCGGCGGGCGGCCGGGCGTCCCTGGCGACGCTGCTCACCGAACCGGACTTCTCGATCGCGTCGTTCCTGCTGTCGGTGCTCGGCGAGGGCAGCTTCCTCAATCTGCTGACGTTCCTGGAGCGGCACGCGCCGGACCCGGTGACGCGCCGGATCTGCCATCTGGTGCGCCAGGACGAGGCCCGGCACGTCGCCTTCGGCCTCGGCCACCTCGAGCACCACGCGGGCGCGCAGCCACGGCTGCGCGGCCGGCTGCGGGCCGCCGTGGAGCGCCGGCACGACGTCCTGGCCGACACGGCGGGCCTGAACCGGGACGTGTTCGACGCGCTCGTCCTGCTCGCCGCCGGGTCGTGGGCGCCGGAGGCGATCGCCCGCGGCTGGCGGGCGGTGCGCCGGCTGCAAGCGGACATGGACGAGGGACGTCGGCACCGGCTGTCCCGGCTGGGCTTCTCCGACGGCGAGGCCGCCGGCCTGTCGGCGCTGCACACCCGCAACTTCATGTGA
- a CDS encoding phosphate/phosphite/phosphonate ABC transporter substrate-binding protein, which translates to MKREETGGAVLLGAVAYDPKVVTIWSGFRSWLLRHGLPFDFVLYAHYERQAEDLVRGRIDVAWHSPLAWLRSGRLARAAGVEIRPLVMRDTDRDLTSVVVVRTDGPAGVTDLKGRTVAVGAVDSPQATLLPLHHLREQGLQPDTDFEVARHDTGVGLHGDHIGGEREAARALMAGEVAAACMTDANHLLFGQEGTLLPGATRLLARTAPFDHCVLAAGPSLEPRLGGLLTSLLLSMSTADPEVRHLLDLEGLTRWLPGRESGYAALAAAVDGAGFYDADGRVTATEYRP; encoded by the coding sequence GTGAAGCGGGAGGAGACCGGGGGCGCGGTGCTTCTGGGCGCCGTCGCCTACGACCCGAAGGTCGTCACCATCTGGAGCGGGTTCCGCTCCTGGCTGCTGCGCCACGGGCTGCCGTTCGACTTCGTGCTCTACGCCCACTACGAGCGGCAGGCCGAGGACCTCGTGCGCGGCCGGATCGACGTCGCCTGGCACTCGCCGCTGGCCTGGCTGCGCAGCGGCCGACTGGCGCGGGCGGCGGGGGTGGAGATCCGGCCGCTCGTCATGCGCGACACCGACCGCGACCTCACCTCGGTCGTGGTCGTCCGGACGGACGGACCGGCCGGCGTCACCGACCTGAAGGGGCGCACGGTCGCCGTCGGCGCGGTCGACTCCCCGCAGGCGACCCTGCTGCCGCTGCACCATCTGCGGGAGCAGGGCCTTCAGCCGGACACCGACTTCGAGGTCGCGCGCCACGACACCGGGGTCGGCCTGCACGGCGACCACATCGGCGGCGAGCGGGAGGCCGCCCGCGCCCTCATGGCCGGCGAGGTCGCGGCGGCCTGCATGACCGACGCCAACCATCTGCTGTTCGGCCAGGAGGGCACCCTCCTGCCGGGCGCCACCCGGCTGCTGGCACGCACCGCCCCCTTCGACCACTGCGTGCTGGCGGCGGGCCCGTCCCTGGAACCGCGACTCGGCGGCCTGCTCACCTCGCTGCTGCTGTCGATGTCCACGGCCGACCCCGAGGTGCGTCATCTGCTGGACCTCGAAGGGCTCACGCGGTGGCTGCCCGGCCGGGAGAGCGGGTACGCCGCCCTCGCGGCGGCGGTGGACGGGGCCGGGTTCTACGACGCCGACGGCCGCGTGACGGCCACCGAGTACCGGCCGTGA
- a CDS encoding acyl-CoA dehydrogenase family protein, with translation MPTSTEAPPPSALNAMFETVLRETVRPLADEVDRTGRFPREGVDALAGAGLLGLLSSPEHGGAGADLREAAGVVERLAGACGSTAMVLLMHYAAVAVVDGHGPQAVRRDIARGRHLSTLAFSEKGSRSHFWASRGTASPEDGETVRLDAEKSWITSAGEADSYVWSSKPLAADGAMSLWLVPADSAGLEVRGDYDGFGLRGNASSPVTAKGVSVPRTALLGADGSGLDAALSLVLPRFLVLGAAFSLGVTEALLDLASAQLRGARLEHLDQSLAEQPLPRQQYARLRLRADAVRAFLDDTLTALATGRADAQLRVLQVKALAGESAAEVGDGVMRLCGGSAFRRELGVERRFRDALAARVMAPTTEALYDFCGRAGLGLPLFEEGR, from the coding sequence CCCGCGAGGGAGTCGACGCCCTGGCCGGCGCCGGGCTGCTGGGGCTGCTCAGCTCCCCGGAGCACGGCGGCGCCGGCGCGGATCTGCGGGAGGCCGCCGGCGTGGTGGAGCGGCTGGCCGGGGCTTGCGGCTCCACCGCGATGGTGCTGCTGATGCACTACGCGGCCGTCGCCGTCGTGGACGGTCACGGGCCGCAGGCGGTACGGCGGGACATCGCGCGGGGTCGGCACCTGAGCACGCTGGCCTTCTCCGAGAAGGGCTCGCGCAGCCACTTCTGGGCGTCCCGCGGAACCGCGTCCCCCGAGGACGGGGAGACGGTGCGGCTGGACGCGGAGAAGTCGTGGATCACCTCGGCCGGAGAGGCCGACAGCTATGTGTGGTCGAGCAAACCGCTGGCGGCCGACGGCGCCATGTCGCTGTGGCTGGTTCCGGCGGACAGCGCCGGCCTGGAGGTGCGGGGGGACTACGACGGCTTCGGGCTGCGCGGCAACGCCTCCAGCCCCGTCACCGCCAAGGGCGTCTCGGTGCCGCGGACCGCGCTGCTCGGCGCCGACGGCTCGGGTTTGGACGCGGCCCTGTCCCTGGTGCTCCCCCGCTTCCTCGTCCTCGGCGCGGCCTTCTCCCTCGGCGTGACCGAGGCTCTGCTGGACCTGGCCTCGGCGCAGCTGCGCGGCGCCCGGCTCGAGCACCTGGACCAGAGCCTGGCCGAGCAGCCGCTGCCCCGGCAGCAGTACGCGCGGCTGCGGCTGCGGGCCGACGCCGTACGGGCGTTCCTGGACGACACCCTCACCGCCCTGGCCACCGGCCGCGCGGATGCGCAGTTGCGGGTGTTGCAGGTCAAGGCGCTGGCGGGCGAGAGTGCCGCCGAGGTCGGGGACGGTGTCATGCGGCTGTGCGGCGGGTCGGCGTTCCGCCGGGAGCTGGGCGTGGAGCGGCGGTTCCGGGACGCGCTGGCGGCCCGGGTGATGGCACCGACCACCGAGGCCCTGTACGACTTCTGCGGCCGGGCCGGACTGGGCCTGCCGCTGTTCGAGGAGGGCCGGTGA